The Clostridiaceae bacterium HFYG-1003 genome includes a window with the following:
- a CDS encoding aminotransferase class IV has translation MKLLLDEGFQFGLGVFETIAVEDGRPVLLNWHLERLNHSMKELGIPRSISPDDFTLCLTQHLESNGISTDLLPHHAVKLMVSEHNTVLTIRPNPYTEESRRKGFQLGYSKVRRNETSPLTRHKTLNYGDNILEKRAAASCGLDDLIFLNSREEICEGSVSNIFFVSKGRIYTPPVFCGLLPGIMRRFVLQHAEVTEIVLTRASVDEMQECFVTNSLMGIMPVRRLGSKLFDETGTALKLQRLVLEQVKTEQQI, from the coding sequence ATGAAACTCCTCTTGGATGAAGGCTTTCAGTTCGGTCTGGGCGTCTTTGAAACCATTGCTGTGGAAGATGGCCGGCCCGTGTTGCTGAACTGGCATCTGGAGCGGCTGAATCATTCTATGAAAGAACTGGGGATTCCGCGGAGCATCTCCCCTGATGACTTTACTCTTTGCCTCACGCAGCACCTGGAATCAAACGGCATCAGTACGGATCTGCTCCCTCATCATGCGGTAAAACTCATGGTTTCCGAGCACAATACAGTACTTACCATTCGTCCGAATCCCTACACGGAGGAATCCCGAAGAAAGGGCTTCCAATTGGGATACAGTAAGGTCCGTCGCAATGAAACCTCCCCTCTGACCCGTCATAAAACCCTGAATTACGGAGACAATATTCTGGAGAAGCGGGCAGCGGCCTCCTGCGGACTCGATGATCTGATTTTTTTGAACAGTCGGGAGGAAATCTGCGAAGGCTCGGTTTCCAATATCTTCTTTGTCTCAAAGGGCAGAATCTACACACCTCCTGTCTTCTGCGGACTCCTGCCCGGCATCATGAGACGGTTTGTGCTGCAGCATGCGGAGGTCACCGAGATCGTTCTGACCAGGGCGTCCGTTGACGAAATGCAGGAATGCTTCGTCACCAATTCCCTGATGGGAATCATGCCGGTCCGTCGCCTGGGCAGCAAACTCTTTGACGAAACCGGTACAGCGCTAAAACTGCAGCGACTGGTTTTGGAACAGGTTAAAACCGAACAGCAGATATAA
- a CDS encoding PLP-dependent aminotransferase family protein: MMNFKYTEIMDYVKNEISKGTYQSKLPSIRGMAIRFSCSNSTVIKAYSELEDQGVIYSAPKSGYFINHRRKDGGWDFDFYSGIPLSSYLPFDSMEKAYASSFRENNMSIINYSYSRGYGKLREHLGLTQNPPVSSENIFILSGTQNFLSLIIAMTIRNGQKILVENPTYNLLVGAMDVFGQNILSVERTLQGLDLDTLEEKAKNHEFRYFFTMTRNHNPLGTTLSKEQRSRLLSLAREYDFYIVEDDYLMELSDENSLFHQAPDRVIYIRSFSKTISPSLRLCAIIVPDTLVEDISHTNNYMNTGASLISQDVLHRYLTSDAYHKHIRTLKERIEEKCTLLSECLKDCPYPFQVPQCGMYAYIELPQDFRTMELLDNLDARGFRFRSDVEFSVTREVRGLRISLSRVEKKAIEKGIQELLMEMKAISTAKPVTKDIYL, from the coding sequence ATGATGAATTTCAAGTACACAGAAATCATGGATTATGTCAAAAATGAAATTTCGAAGGGAACGTACCAATCCAAACTGCCGTCAATTCGGGGAATGGCGATCCGATTTTCCTGCTCCAACTCCACGGTGATTAAAGCCTATTCTGAACTGGAGGATCAGGGAGTCATATACTCCGCCCCGAAATCCGGGTATTTCATCAACCACCGGCGCAAGGACGGCGGCTGGGATTTTGACTTTTACTCCGGAATCCCCCTCTCATCCTACCTGCCCTTCGACTCCATGGAAAAAGCCTATGCGTCGTCTTTCCGGGAGAACAACATGTCCATCATCAACTACAGTTACTCCCGAGGCTATGGCAAACTGAGAGAGCACCTGGGTCTGACGCAGAATCCGCCGGTATCCAGCGAGAACATCTTTATTCTGTCAGGAACTCAGAATTTTCTGAGTCTGATTATTGCCATGACCATCCGCAACGGCCAGAAAATCCTCGTGGAAAATCCGACCTACAACCTTCTGGTTGGGGCCATGGATGTCTTTGGCCAAAATATCCTGTCCGTGGAACGGACCTTGCAAGGGCTGGATTTGGACACCCTGGAAGAGAAGGCAAAAAATCACGAGTTCCGGTATTTTTTTACGATGACCCGGAACCACAATCCACTAGGCACCACCCTGTCCAAAGAACAGCGTAGCCGGCTGCTCAGCCTGGCCCGTGAATATGACTTCTATATCGTGGAAGATGATTATCTCATGGAGCTTTCCGATGAAAACAGCTTGTTTCATCAGGCTCCTGACCGCGTGATCTACATTCGTAGCTTCTCCAAGACCATCAGCCCGTCCCTTCGTCTGTGTGCCATTATCGTGCCGGACACGCTGGTCGAGGACATCTCCCACACCAATAATTACATGAACACCGGGGCTTCCCTGATCAGTCAGGATGTGCTTCATCGCTATCTGACCAGTGACGCTTATCACAAACACATCCGCACCCTGAAAGAGCGGATCGAAGAAAAGTGCACGCTGCTCAGCGAATGCCTCAAGGACTGCCCTTACCCCTTCCAGGTACCGCAATGCGGCATGTATGCCTACATCGAGCTGCCGCAGGATTTCCGCACCATGGAATTGCTGGACAATCTGGATGCCAGGGGCTTCCGCTTCCGTTCTGATGTAGAATTCTCGGTGACCCGTGAAGTCCGGGGTCTGCGAATCTCCCTTTCCCGGGTCGAGAAGAAAGCCATTGAAAAAGGCATTCAGGAGCTTCTCATGGAAATG